The Salvelinus fontinalis isolate EN_2023a chromosome 31, ASM2944872v1, whole genome shotgun sequence genome has a window encoding:
- the LOC129829567 gene encoding tumor necrosis factor receptor superfamily member 14-like isoform X2 — protein sequence MIAFLILSRRQRIRRHRMLAILLYQMNLAIILTLLLNIQLSSACGRAEYRTGDECCPMCSPGNRVHKHCTEFSSTSCVPCTDSTFLDEPNGLTACILCTNCDPGFGLTVKQSCRPSSDTVCGTLEGFYCLDPTKDGCRVAQRHSSCKPGQYISHTGTTSTDTVCSDCTGDTYSDGSFTSCQPHTQCDTLKRQQIKPGTHWSDSECGPQTSLSIAIISAVVVVLALIAAVTAVAIRRKRKDPLSERTFPETQIPTDVC from the exons atgattgcatttcTTATTTTGTCAAGAAGACAACGCATCCGCAGACATCGAATGTTAGCCATCCTACTATATCAG ATGAACCTAGCTATCATTTTGACACTTCTTCTAAACATTCAGCTCTCTAGTGCATGTGGTAGAGCAGAGTACAGAACAGGTGATGAATGCTGTCCTATGTGTTCACCAG GAAACCGGGTACATAAACACTGTACAGAATTTTCAAGTACTTCCTGTGTCCCCTGTACCGACTCCACTTTCCTTGATGAACCCAATGGTCTTACGGCATGCATACTGTGTACAAACTGTGACCCTGGCTTTGGTTTGACGGTAAAGCAGTCATGTAGACCTTCATCAGACACGGTCTGTGGGACACTGGaggggttctactgtctagacCCAACTAAGGATGGTTGTAGAGTAGCCCAGAGACACAGCAGCTGTAAACCTGGCCAATACATCAGTCACACGG GAACAACATCTACAGATACTGTGTGTTCTGACTGTACTGGTGACACCTATTCAGATGGATCATTTACATCctgccagccacacacaca ATGTGATACCTTGAAGCGTCAGCAAATTAAACCTGGAACTCATTGGTCCGACTCTGAATGTGGACCACAGACCTCCCTTTCCATAGCAATaatatctgctgtggtggtggtacTAGCTTTGATAGCAGCAGTGACAGCAGTAGCTAttagaagaaaaagaaaagatCCTTTATCTG AGAGGACTTTTCCAGAGACACAAATCCCTACAGACGTATGTTAA
- the LOC129829567 gene encoding tumor necrosis factor receptor superfamily member 14-like isoform X1 has protein sequence MIAFLILSRRQRIRRHRMLAILLYQMNLAIILTLLLNIQLSSACGRAEYRTGDECCPMCSPGNRVHKHCTEFSSTSCVPCTDSTFLDEPNGLTACILCTNCDPGFGLTVKQSCRPSSDTVCGTLEGFYCLDPTKDGCRVAQRHSSCKPGQYISHTGTTSTDTVCSDCTGDTYSDGSFTSCQPHTQCDTLKRQQIKPGTHWSDSECGPQTSLSIAIISAVVVVLALIAAVTAVAIRRKRKDPLSGEIILGNSTVSFIVLIAQMNK, from the exons atgattgcatttcTTATTTTGTCAAGAAGACAACGCATCCGCAGACATCGAATGTTAGCCATCCTACTATATCAG ATGAACCTAGCTATCATTTTGACACTTCTTCTAAACATTCAGCTCTCTAGTGCATGTGGTAGAGCAGAGTACAGAACAGGTGATGAATGCTGTCCTATGTGTTCACCAG GAAACCGGGTACATAAACACTGTACAGAATTTTCAAGTACTTCCTGTGTCCCCTGTACCGACTCCACTTTCCTTGATGAACCCAATGGTCTTACGGCATGCATACTGTGTACAAACTGTGACCCTGGCTTTGGTTTGACGGTAAAGCAGTCATGTAGACCTTCATCAGACACGGTCTGTGGGACACTGGaggggttctactgtctagacCCAACTAAGGATGGTTGTAGAGTAGCCCAGAGACACAGCAGCTGTAAACCTGGCCAATACATCAGTCACACGG GAACAACATCTACAGATACTGTGTGTTCTGACTGTACTGGTGACACCTATTCAGATGGATCATTTACATCctgccagccacacacaca ATGTGATACCTTGAAGCGTCAGCAAATTAAACCTGGAACTCATTGGTCCGACTCTGAATGTGGACCACAGACCTCCCTTTCCATAGCAATaatatctgctgtggtggtggtacTAGCTTTGATAGCAGCAGTGACAGCAGTAGCTAttagaagaaaaagaaaagatCCTTTATCTGGTGAGATTATTTTGGGGAATAGTACAGTTTCATTTATTGTTTTAATTGCCCAGATGAACAAGTGA